A part of Aegilops tauschii subsp. strangulata cultivar AL8/78 chromosome 2, Aet v6.0, whole genome shotgun sequence genomic DNA contains:
- the LOC109752587 gene encoding protein STRICTOSIDINE SYNTHASE-LIKE 10-like — protein MPTWHGRCRLIPVKTSPTEWSLHLPLPNGVTGAESLAFDARGQGPYTGVSDGRVLKWGGSSVGWTTFAHHANYRKFPMCTVPVAPSEETESLCGRPLGLAFHRKSGDLYIADAYKGLMRVGPDGGEAEATGDVYFTDSSVTYPRRFNTEIMMNADATGRLLKYDALKKQVTVLKDGLPYPNGVAVSHDRTYVVVAHTVPCQAHRYYLQGPKAGHYELLADLPGYPDNVRRDEKGGYWVALNQEKGRSGVTTAPVKHLVGVRLDGGGVEVEELTAAKGVTLSEVTERKGQLWLGSVELDYIGLVV, from the exons ATGCCTACGTGGCACGGGAGATGCCGGCTGATTCCT GTAAAGACCAGCCCGACGGAGTGGAGCCTCCACCTCCCCCTGCCCAACGGCGTCACCGGCGCCGAGAGCCTGGCCTTCGACGCGCGCGGCCAGGGCCCCTACACCGGCGTCTCGGACGGCCGCGTCCTCAAGTGGGGCGGCAGCTCCGTCGGCTGGACGACCTTCGCCCACCACGCCAACTACAGGAAGTTCCCCATGTGCACCGTGCCCGTGGCGCCGTCCGAGGAGACGGAGAGCCTGTGCGGGCGGCCGCTGGGGCTCGCGTTCCACCGCAAGTCCGGCGACCTCTACATCGCCGACGCGTACAAGGGGCTCATGAGGGTCGGCCCCGACGGCGGCGAGGCTGAG GCCACCGGCGATGTTTACTTCACCGACAGCAGCGTGACATATCCACGAAG GTTTAATACGGAAATCATGATGAACGCGGACGCGACGGGGAGGCTGCTCAAGTACGACGCGCTGAAGAAGCAGGTCACCGTGCTCAAGGACGGCTTGCCGTACCCCAACGGCGTCGCGGTGAGCCACGACAGGACGTACGTCGTCGTCGCGCACACGGTGCCGTGCCAGGCACACAGGTACTATCTCCAGGGACCAAAGGCTGGCCACTACGAGCTGCTCGCCGACCTGCCGGGCTACCCGGACAACGTGCGGCGGGACGAGAAGGGCGGTTACTGGGTGGCGCTGAACCAGGAGAAGGGGCGCTCGGGCGTGACCACAGCCCCCGTGAAGCACTTGGTTGGTGTCCGGCTCGACGGCGGCGGCGTTGAAGTCGAGGAGCTGACGGCGGCCAAGGGCGTGACGCTCAGCGAGGTGACCGAGAGGAAAGGACAGCTGTGGCTCGGCTCCGTCGAGCTCGATTATATCGGCCTAGTTGTCTAG
- the LOC109752576 gene encoding uncharacterized protein isoform X2, giving the protein MDSRPPTSGPSVDPVDPIPIPLDTLIHFWIPMGRGPDVLLSVDGSGKTLRSWPDGPCERRATMPDVATSFGEGPLVLVEVDVDGSYFTRTHLPCCAFRSCPSLQGIINRVCSTLGRPLPFCYRPPYPCGDDFVASLVNPPRLGVIANCLSSPCMFTLHLHNWGIVFYIRLDLAGLYHTYPHVAGGPFQTLEEAYSAIHADLQDRRDPRMFMCQPNDSQVDYVIRQCLHWPDGTRKRRLKSKPIDEIRDHKRQLVQALVDKYNDYLGVCLRYCICTQRCCAVYISSFARLPKNYQSYQFHCKG; this is encoded by the exons ATGGATTCCCGACCCCCCACCTCCGGCCCTTCAGTCGACCCGGTGGATCCCATCCCCATCCCGCTCGACACGCTGATACACTTCTGGATTCCCATGGGGCGCGGCCCGGACGTCCTGCTGTCCGTCGATGGGTCTGGGAAGACCTTGCGGAGCTGGCCGGACGGTCCTTGCGAGCGCCGGGCGACCATGCCGGACGTCGCCACCTCCTTCGGCGAGGGCCCGCTCGTCCTCGTCGAGGTGGATGTTGATGGGAGTTACTTCACCAGAACCCACCTCCCCTGCTGCGCCTTCCGGTCGTGCCCTAGCTTGCAGGGGATCATCAACAGAGTCTGCTCCACCCTGGGCCGCCCCTTGCCCTTCTGCTATCGGCCGCCGTATCC GTGCGGGGACGACTTTGTGGCGTCATTGGTGAACCCTCCTCGCCTTGGCGTCATCGCCAATTGCCTCTCCTCGCCATGCATGTTCACCCTGCACCTGCATAATTGGGGAATCGTGTTTTACATCAGGCTTGATCTTGCCGGATTGTACCACACGTATCCTCATGTGGCTGGTGGCCCATTTCAGACCTTAGAGGAGGCCTACTCTGCGATCCATGCCGACCTTCAAGACCGACGGGATCCCAGAAT GTTCATGTGTCAGCCTAATGATTCTCAAGTGGATTATGTCATACGCCAATGTCTTCACTGGCCTGATGGCACAAGGAAGAGGCGTTTGAAATCAAAACCAATTGATGAAATACGTGATCACAAGCGCCAGTTGGTTCAAGCTTTGGTGGACAAGTATAACGATTATTTAGGGGTTTGTCTCA GATACTGCATATGTACTCAAAGATGTTGTGCAGTATACATCAGTTCGTTCGCCCGATTGCCAAAAAATTACCAATCATATCAATTTCACTGCAAGGGCTAA
- the LOC109752576 gene encoding uncharacterized protein isoform X1 — protein MDSRPPTSGPSVDPVDPIPIPLDTLIHFWIPMGRGPDVLLSVDGSGKTLRSWPDGPCERRATMPDVATSFGEGPLVLVEVDVDGSYFTRTHLPCCAFRSCPSLQGIINRVCSTLGRPLPFCYRPPYPCGDDFVASLVNPPRLGVIANCLSSPCMFTLHLHNWGIVFYIRLDLAGLYHTYPHVAGGPFQTLEEAYSAIHADLQDRRDPRMFMCQPNDSQVDYVIRQCLHWPDGTRKRRLKSKPIDEIRDHKRQLVQALVDKYNDYLGDTAYVLKDVVQYTSVRSPDCQKITNHINFTARAKGTEDSDCSMDDLFFAEVTSMMGDDKLVVSCFCRVKTTDNAPQCCCILAW, from the exons ATGGATTCCCGACCCCCCACCTCCGGCCCTTCAGTCGACCCGGTGGATCCCATCCCCATCCCGCTCGACACGCTGATACACTTCTGGATTCCCATGGGGCGCGGCCCGGACGTCCTGCTGTCCGTCGATGGGTCTGGGAAGACCTTGCGGAGCTGGCCGGACGGTCCTTGCGAGCGCCGGGCGACCATGCCGGACGTCGCCACCTCCTTCGGCGAGGGCCCGCTCGTCCTCGTCGAGGTGGATGTTGATGGGAGTTACTTCACCAGAACCCACCTCCCCTGCTGCGCCTTCCGGTCGTGCCCTAGCTTGCAGGGGATCATCAACAGAGTCTGCTCCACCCTGGGCCGCCCCTTGCCCTTCTGCTATCGGCCGCCGTATCC GTGCGGGGACGACTTTGTGGCGTCATTGGTGAACCCTCCTCGCCTTGGCGTCATCGCCAATTGCCTCTCCTCGCCATGCATGTTCACCCTGCACCTGCATAATTGGGGAATCGTGTTTTACATCAGGCTTGATCTTGCCGGATTGTACCACACGTATCCTCATGTGGCTGGTGGCCCATTTCAGACCTTAGAGGAGGCCTACTCTGCGATCCATGCCGACCTTCAAGACCGACGGGATCCCAGAAT GTTCATGTGTCAGCCTAATGATTCTCAAGTGGATTATGTCATACGCCAATGTCTTCACTGGCCTGATGGCACAAGGAAGAGGCGTTTGAAATCAAAACCAATTGATGAAATACGTGATCACAAGCGCCAGTTGGTTCAAGCTTTGGTGGACAAGTATAACGATTATTTAGGG GATACTGCATATGTACTCAAAGATGTTGTGCAGTATACATCAGTTCGTTCGCCCGATTGCCAAAAAATTACCAATCATATCAATTTCACTGCAAGGGCTAAAGGAACTGAAGATTCTGACTGTTCCATGGATGACCTGTTCTTTGCTGAAGTCACGTCTATGATGGGAGATGACAAATTAGTGGTCAGCTGTTTCTGCAGGGTTAAAACTACTGACAACG CACCCCAATGTTGCTGTATACTTGCGTGGTGA